In Streptomyces capitiformicae, one genomic interval encodes:
- a CDS encoding ABC transporter permease, whose protein sequence is MMELRKTLTGKIALTAVATVILLFLALPIVVILVTSFSNNAFASFPPDTWTLNWYKALFADGSKWPAALSLSALVAALSTVFSLIIGVTAATALVRSELPLRSAVFALVLGPLLIPQIVTALGLFLLFEPAAMLGSPIAIALGHTVLASPIAVLILIATLRGIDERLEDAAASMGAGRLTIARRITFPLAAPGMIAAAIFSFITSFDEFYISQFLSSVDTVTLPVQVYNSLTFEIDPSVTAVSAILIAFAILALGLVALVRWLGSGRQESLLSVENTVGVANPAGDAV, encoded by the coding sequence ATGATGGAGCTGCGCAAGACCCTCACCGGCAAGATCGCCCTGACCGCCGTGGCCACCGTGATCCTGCTGTTCCTGGCCCTGCCCATCGTCGTCATCCTCGTCACCTCCTTCAGCAACAACGCCTTCGCCTCCTTCCCACCCGACACGTGGACGCTGAACTGGTACAAGGCCCTCTTCGCCGACGGCAGCAAATGGCCCGCCGCACTCTCCCTGTCCGCCCTCGTCGCCGCCCTGAGCACCGTCTTCTCCCTCATCATCGGGGTGACGGCGGCGACCGCCCTGGTCCGCAGCGAACTCCCGCTGCGCTCGGCGGTCTTCGCCCTGGTCCTCGGCCCCCTCCTCATCCCCCAGATCGTCACCGCACTGGGCCTGTTCCTGCTGTTCGAGCCCGCGGCGATGCTGGGCAGCCCGATCGCCATCGCGCTCGGCCACACCGTGCTCGCCTCACCCATCGCGGTGCTGATCCTGATCGCGACGCTGCGCGGGATCGACGAACGGCTGGAGGACGCCGCCGCCAGCATGGGCGCCGGCCGGCTCACCATCGCCCGGCGCATCACCTTCCCACTCGCCGCGCCGGGGATGATCGCGGCGGCGATCTTCTCCTTCATCACCAGCTTCGACGAGTTCTACATCTCCCAATTCCTCTCCTCCGTCGACACCGTCACCCTCCCGGTGCAGGTCTACAACTCCCTCACCTTCGAGATCGACCCCAGCGTCACCGCCGTCAGCGCCATCCTCATCGCCTTCGCCATCCTCGCCCTCGGCCTCGTCGCCCTGGTCCGCTGGCTCGGCTCCGGACGACAGGAATCCCTCCTCTCCGTCGAGAACACCGTCGGCGTCGCCAACCCCGCAGGTGACGCCGTATGA